The Streptomyces avermitilis MA-4680 = NBRC 14893 genome contains a region encoding:
- the fxsT gene encoding FxSxx-COOH system tetratricopeptide repeat protein, translated as MTAAQDGRIITFYSYKGGTGRTMALANTAWILAANGKRVLAVDWDLEAPGLDRFFRPFLDPHALAATSGIIDIINEYAWAATSGSQRSGAWHQEYAHVEQHAVSLTPERHGLRFAKGGSLDFLSAGRQDRSYSATVSSFEWDNFYERLGGGLFLDALRDDMKASYEYVLIDSRTGLSDNADICTIQMPDMLVDCFTLSDQSLDGAAAVARSVEDGYRKRKIRVLPVPMRIDEGEKEKVDAGRALARLKFDGLPKGLGGEDLSPEELSQYWGAVEIPYRPYYAYEETLATVGDESGIANSLLSAFERLTNVISDGEVASLPPVPEPVRLRCLDAFTRRRPLTTAADVVVAYAAENRMWADWIEAVLKHSGCNVTLYDVSAGPVERPDAATRALVLLSNAFQKSRYGEDVWRAFTGGDPDGAHPALVPLRVDEVRLPDSYLAHEPVDLHRLEEAQCVAGLLSALELPAQPTDGAPAAPRFPGSTPATWNAPQRNQTFTGRNVILTQVREQLRSGMSVVLPQPQALTGLGGVGKTQVALEYVHRFMADYDLVWWTSAESVDNVVASLAELGARIGAPGGEDMALVSRETVQMLARGVPTKRWILIFDNADNPEQLTRYFPAGGGGHILVTSRNQAWATQGQSLPVDVFLRQESIEHLSRRAPGLTAHEADRVATAVGDLPLAVEQAAAWLAETATPIEDYLRQLAEQTTDVLDLNQPADYPETVAATWNISIARLKDRSPASVRLLQLCAFLAPEPISSHLLYSKEMIDELRKVDPTLQESLLLGRVIREIARFALAKVDQVSNSIQVHRLVQAVIRSQLTQEEQRHARHVVHTVLAGARPDGDEPIDDPETWPRFGVIWPHLSASDVRNCTENEPRRLLIDRVRYLWKRGDFPAAQQLAEDLLGHWKPLLGEEDVQYLYLRCQLANVMRSQGRYVESRAINTELLEQQRRVLGAAHPHTYVTMSSLASDLAALGEYTLAVELAREAHDGFSQIFHESHRRTLSAANNLALALRMVGRYGDARSLDQDTYDRRMEVLGPDHPYTLASAGRLGRDLREVGRYEDSVSLLSRAYDAHKRILGKGFPGTLSCAKSLAVSLRRTGRLEDARRLTTATRAQYRTQYDAHTPDSLACDLNMAADLYAADEREAAREVAKEALTEYMKVPGEEHPYTQAALNNLGIFHWGCGDAVEAEAVFRQVLPRMSDVLGDRHPHTLFTEANFANVLADQGRLEEAWALEKRAMDTLRTVLGPQHPETLAVVSNCALTLGALGRTDEARRLREETLAELNRQGRQLGENNGIIQLTGHERRIYRDLEPLAV; from the coding sequence ATGACGGCCGCGCAGGACGGACGGATCATCACGTTCTACTCGTACAAGGGCGGCACCGGGCGCACGATGGCCCTCGCCAACACGGCGTGGATCCTGGCCGCCAACGGCAAACGGGTCCTGGCGGTCGACTGGGACCTGGAGGCGCCGGGCCTGGACCGCTTCTTCCGCCCGTTCCTCGACCCCCACGCGCTCGCGGCCACCTCCGGGATCATCGACATCATCAACGAGTACGCCTGGGCCGCGACCAGCGGCAGCCAGCGTTCCGGGGCCTGGCACCAGGAGTACGCCCACGTCGAGCAGCACGCCGTCTCACTCACCCCCGAGCGGCACGGTCTGCGCTTCGCGAAGGGCGGCTCGCTCGACTTCCTCTCCGCCGGGCGCCAGGACCGCTCGTACTCGGCGACCGTGTCCTCCTTCGAGTGGGACAACTTCTACGAGCGGCTCGGCGGCGGTCTCTTCCTGGACGCGCTGCGCGACGACATGAAGGCGTCGTACGAGTACGTCCTGATCGACTCCCGCACCGGCCTGTCCGACAACGCCGACATCTGCACCATCCAGATGCCCGACATGCTGGTGGACTGCTTCACGCTCAGCGACCAGTCCCTGGACGGCGCGGCGGCCGTGGCGCGCAGCGTCGAGGACGGCTACCGCAAGCGCAAGATCCGGGTGCTGCCGGTGCCGATGCGCATCGACGAGGGCGAGAAGGAGAAGGTCGACGCCGGACGGGCGCTGGCCCGGCTGAAGTTCGACGGACTGCCCAAGGGCCTCGGCGGCGAGGACCTCAGCCCCGAGGAGCTGTCCCAGTACTGGGGCGCCGTCGAGATCCCGTACCGCCCCTACTACGCGTACGAGGAGACACTCGCGACGGTCGGCGACGAGAGCGGGATCGCCAACTCGCTGCTGTCGGCGTTCGAGCGGCTGACCAACGTCATCTCCGACGGCGAGGTCGCCTCGCTGCCGCCGGTGCCCGAGCCGGTGCGGCTGCGCTGCCTGGACGCGTTCACCCGGCGCCGGCCGCTGACCACGGCGGCCGACGTCGTCGTCGCGTACGCGGCCGAGAACCGCATGTGGGCCGACTGGATCGAGGCCGTCCTCAAGCACTCCGGCTGCAACGTCACGCTGTACGACGTGTCCGCCGGCCCGGTCGAACGCCCCGACGCGGCGACCCGCGCGCTCGTCCTGCTGTCGAACGCCTTCCAGAAGTCCCGGTACGGGGAGGACGTCTGGCGCGCCTTCACCGGCGGCGACCCGGACGGCGCCCACCCCGCGCTGGTCCCGCTGCGCGTCGACGAGGTGCGGCTGCCCGACTCCTACCTCGCCCACGAGCCCGTCGATCTGCACCGCCTCGAAGAGGCCCAGTGCGTCGCCGGCCTGCTCAGCGCCCTGGAGCTGCCCGCCCAGCCCACCGACGGCGCCCCGGCGGCCCCCCGCTTCCCGGGCAGCACCCCGGCCACCTGGAACGCCCCCCAGCGCAACCAGACCTTCACCGGCCGCAACGTCATCCTCACGCAGGTCCGCGAGCAGCTGCGCTCCGGCATGTCCGTCGTGCTTCCGCAGCCGCAGGCCCTGACCGGCCTCGGCGGCGTCGGCAAGACGCAGGTGGCGCTGGAGTACGTGCACCGGTTCATGGCCGACTACGACCTGGTGTGGTGGACGTCCGCCGAGTCCGTGGACAACGTCGTCGCCTCGCTCGCCGAGCTGGGCGCCCGCATCGGCGCGCCCGGCGGCGAGGACATGGCCCTGGTCAGCCGCGAGACCGTGCAGATGCTCGCCCGCGGGGTGCCCACCAAGCGCTGGATCCTGATCTTCGACAACGCCGACAACCCCGAGCAGCTCACCCGCTACTTCCCGGCCGGGGGCGGCGGGCACATCCTCGTCACCTCCCGCAACCAGGCGTGGGCGACCCAGGGCCAGTCCCTGCCCGTCGACGTGTTCCTGCGCCAGGAGAGCATCGAGCACCTCTCCCGCCGTGCGCCGGGGCTCACCGCCCACGAGGCCGACCGGGTGGCGACCGCGGTGGGCGACCTGCCGCTGGCCGTGGAACAGGCGGCGGCGTGGCTGGCCGAGACCGCCACCCCGATCGAGGACTATCTGCGACAGCTGGCCGAGCAGACCACTGACGTCCTCGACCTCAACCAGCCCGCCGACTACCCCGAGACGGTGGCCGCGACCTGGAACATCTCCATCGCCCGCCTCAAGGACCGCTCGCCCGCCTCGGTACGGCTGCTGCAACTGTGCGCGTTCCTGGCGCCCGAGCCGATCTCCTCCCATCTGCTCTACAGCAAGGAGATGATCGACGAGCTGCGCAAGGTCGACCCCACCCTCCAGGAGAGCCTGCTCCTCGGCCGGGTCATCCGGGAGATCGCCCGTTTCGCGCTCGCCAAGGTCGACCAGGTCAGCAACAGCATCCAGGTGCACCGGCTGGTCCAGGCGGTGATCCGCTCGCAGCTGACGCAGGAGGAGCAGCGGCACGCCCGGCACGTCGTCCACACGGTCCTGGCCGGTGCCCGGCCGGACGGTGACGAGCCGATCGACGACCCGGAGACCTGGCCGCGGTTCGGCGTCATCTGGCCGCACCTGAGCGCCTCCGACGTCCGCAACTGCACCGAGAACGAACCACGCCGTCTGCTCATCGACCGCGTCCGCTACCTGTGGAAGCGCGGTGACTTCCCGGCGGCGCAGCAGCTCGCCGAGGACCTGCTCGGACACTGGAAGCCACTGCTGGGCGAGGAGGACGTGCAGTACCTGTATCTGCGCTGCCAGCTCGCCAACGTGATGCGCTCCCAGGGGCGTTACGTGGAGTCCCGGGCGATCAACACCGAGCTGCTCGAGCAGCAGCGCCGGGTGCTCGGGGCCGCACATCCGCACACGTACGTCACCATGTCCAGCCTCGCCAGCGACCTCGCCGCGCTCGGCGAGTACACCCTGGCGGTGGAACTGGCGCGCGAGGCGCACGACGGGTTCAGCCAGATCTTCCACGAATCCCACCGGCGCACCCTCAGCGCGGCCAACAACCTCGCCCTCGCGCTGCGGATGGTCGGCCGCTACGGCGACGCGCGCTCCCTCGACCAGGACACCTACGACCGCCGTATGGAGGTGCTCGGCCCCGACCACCCGTACACGCTGGCCTCGGCGGGCCGCCTGGGGCGCGACCTGCGCGAGGTCGGCCGGTACGAGGACTCGGTGTCCCTGCTGTCGCGTGCGTACGACGCCCACAAGCGCATCCTCGGCAAGGGCTTCCCCGGCACGCTGAGCTGCGCCAAGTCCCTCGCCGTGTCACTGCGCAGGACGGGCCGCCTCGAGGACGCCCGCCGGCTGACGACGGCGACCCGCGCCCAGTACCGGACCCAGTACGACGCCCACACCCCGGACTCGCTCGCCTGTGACCTGAACATGGCGGCCGACCTGTACGCGGCCGACGAGCGGGAGGCGGCGCGCGAGGTCGCCAAGGAGGCGCTGACCGAGTACATGAAGGTGCCGGGCGAGGAACACCCCTACACCCAGGCCGCGCTGAACAACCTGGGCATCTTCCACTGGGGCTGCGGGGACGCGGTCGAGGCGGAGGCCGTGTTCCGGCAGGTACTGCCCAGGATGTCGGACGTGCTCGGCGACCGGCATCCGCACACCCTGTTCACGGAGGCCAACTTCGCCAACGTACTGGCCGATCAGGGCCGTCTGGAGGAGGCCTGGGCGCTGGAGAAGCGGGCCATGGACACCCTGCGCACGGTGCTGGGACCGCAGCACCCGGAGACCCTGGCCGTGGTCAGCAACTGCGCGCTGACGCTGGGCGCCCTGGGCCGTACGGACGAGGCGCGCCGGCTGCGCGAGGAGACGCTGGCCGAACTGAACCGCCAGGGGCGGCAGTTGGGCGAGAACAACGGGATCATCCAGCTGACGGGGCATGAGCGGCGGATCTACCGGGACCTGGAGCCGCTGGCGGTGTGA
- a CDS encoding TIR-like protein FxsC, with the protein MDAVERTSDNRPYFFLSYAHTPSWGSGGPNPDHWVHVLFADLCNDIMALTDLPGGAPAGFMDREMRSGDGWPEKLSENLATCRVFVPLFSPRYFTSEMCGREWFAFHERILRARATGSGAVPAIVPALWTHVEYSQLPDSVRHIHVDHAAFGDRYAAQGFYGLIKLNRFHDEYKETVLGLAQRIVQVAHDSPLPSSRPRPYESTPSAFKPRGEGPRRIHLTVAAPTRDTIPEHRDARPYGEDAQDWNPYHSESTRALPSLAEELIRSLDYRTTVSSFDDEDPTGDIPAASVTEDGEDAADKVPPTRPGILLVDRWALLDEERRHRLKEFDAGARPWVSAIVPWNRADLQCHGEEGRQLTEELDRTLPLILERGRRTDCRMAVTGVPTLKTFIDLLPAVVAHTTRQYLKHAEAHPPSGPHLPRPRLMGPIHPQPPDAGPDNGGEA; encoded by the coding sequence GTGGACGCAGTTGAACGGACTTCGGACAACAGGCCGTACTTTTTTCTCAGTTATGCCCACACGCCGTCCTGGGGTTCGGGCGGCCCGAACCCCGACCACTGGGTGCACGTCCTGTTCGCCGACCTGTGCAACGACATCATGGCGCTCACCGATCTGCCGGGCGGGGCACCCGCGGGTTTCATGGACCGGGAGATGCGCTCCGGGGACGGCTGGCCGGAGAAGCTCAGCGAGAACCTGGCCACCTGCCGGGTATTCGTACCCCTGTTCTCGCCGAGGTACTTCACCAGCGAGATGTGCGGGCGCGAGTGGTTCGCCTTCCACGAGAGGATCCTGCGGGCCCGCGCCACCGGTTCAGGGGCGGTGCCCGCGATCGTGCCGGCCTTGTGGACACACGTCGAATACAGCCAACTCCCCGACTCCGTAAGGCACATACACGTGGACCACGCCGCCTTCGGGGACCGTTACGCGGCCCAGGGATTCTACGGTCTGATCAAACTCAACCGGTTTCACGACGAGTACAAGGAAACCGTCCTCGGTCTCGCCCAGCGCATCGTGCAGGTCGCCCACGACTCCCCGCTGCCCTCCAGCCGGCCCCGCCCCTACGAGTCCACGCCCAGCGCCTTCAAACCGCGCGGCGAGGGACCCCGGCGCATACATCTGACGGTGGCCGCACCCACCCGGGACACCATCCCCGAGCACCGCGACGCCCGCCCTTACGGGGAGGACGCCCAGGACTGGAACCCGTACCACTCGGAGTCCACCCGGGCGCTCCCCTCACTGGCCGAGGAGCTGATCCGCTCGCTGGACTACCGCACCACCGTCTCCTCCTTCGACGACGAGGACCCGACCGGCGACATCCCGGCCGCCTCGGTCACCGAGGACGGCGAGGACGCCGCCGACAAGGTGCCGCCGACCCGCCCCGGCATCCTGCTCGTCGACCGCTGGGCGCTCCTCGACGAGGAACGGCGGCACAGACTCAAGGAGTTCGACGCGGGCGCCCGGCCCTGGGTCAGCGCGATCGTGCCCTGGAACCGCGCCGACCTCCAGTGCCACGGCGAGGAGGGCCGCCAGCTCACCGAGGAGCTGGACCGCACCCTGCCGCTGATCCTTGAGCGGGGCCGGCGCACCGACTGCCGGATGGCCGTCACCGGCGTACCCACCCTGAAGACCTTCATCGACCTGCTCCCGGCCGTGGTCGCCCACACCACCCGGCAGTACCTGAAACACGCGGAAGCCCATCCGCCTTCGGGCCCCCACCTGCCCAGGCCCCGACTGATGGGCCCCATCCACCCGCAGCCCCCGGACGCGGGACCCGACAACGGAGGAGAGGCATGA
- a CDS encoding AAC(3) family N-acetyltransferase: MTDVRQLSSLCDELGVRSGGTLLVHASLGGTGLRDTDVRDALLGALGPHGTLVVPTFTPENSDTSRAYRALTEGMDEREKAAFRAGMPPYEPDVTPCPTMGVLAECVRTTPGAVRSAHPQTSLAGLGPRAAELLSHHDPTCHLGERSPLARLYAAGAQVLLLRVGFEVCSALHLAEYRMTPVPPTRTYRCVVEERGNWTSYEDLALNDGDFASIGALLPRDLLSERAFSGKTAVLFAMRDVVDAATVRMSGYRYEMT; encoded by the coding sequence ATGACTGACGTGCGGCAACTGAGTTCGTTGTGCGATGAGTTGGGGGTGCGCTCCGGCGGCACCCTGCTGGTCCACGCCTCCCTCGGCGGGACCGGGCTGCGCGACACCGATGTCCGGGACGCCCTTCTCGGCGCGCTCGGCCCGCACGGCACACTCGTCGTCCCCACGTTCACGCCCGAGAACTCGGACACCTCCCGCGCGTACCGGGCGCTCACCGAGGGGATGGACGAGCGGGAGAAGGCGGCGTTCCGGGCGGGCATGCCCCCGTACGAGCCCGACGTCACCCCCTGCCCCACCATGGGCGTGCTCGCCGAGTGCGTACGGACGACGCCCGGTGCCGTCCGCAGCGCGCACCCGCAGACCTCGCTGGCCGGACTCGGGCCGCGCGCCGCCGAGCTGCTGTCGCACCACGACCCGACCTGCCACCTCGGCGAACGCTCACCGCTGGCCAGGCTGTACGCCGCCGGGGCCCAAGTCCTGTTGCTGCGCGTGGGGTTCGAGGTGTGCAGCGCGCTGCATCTGGCCGAGTACCGGATGACACCGGTGCCGCCGACGCGCACGTACCGCTGTGTGGTCGAAGAGCGGGGAAACTGGACCTCGTACGAGGATCTCGCCCTGAATGACGGCGACTTCGCGTCGATCGGGGCGCTGCTGCCGCGTGATCTTCTGTCGGAACGGGCATTTTCGGGAAAGACGGCCGTTCTGTTCGCCATGCGGGACGTCGTCGACGCGGCGACTGTTCGGATGTCCGGATATCGCTATGAAATGACGTGA
- the fxsBH gene encoding radical SAM/SPASM protein FxsBH, inactivated beta-hydroxylase extension form, giving the protein MTDTDRDSSIQQLVLKIHSRCNLACDHCYVYEHEDQSWQARPVLIAEETLDKVAHRLAAYTVDRKLESVSVILHGGEPLLVGPTRLRNICAQLRSVLDPLTTLDLRIHTNGVRLNRAHLEILKEFDVKVGISLDGDRAANDRHRLDHRGRSSYDRVVQAVELLRTEEYRHLYLGLLCTVDVANDPVVVHDALSALDPPRIDYLLPHSTWDNPPPSGPSGSPTPYADWLLKIFDRWLEQGRTVPVRTFDSVLSTLRGGPSLTEAMGLAPSDLAVVETDGTFEQADSLKTAYDGAPATGYDVFRHTFEEFARHPGVRARQLGIEGVSETCRGCPVVQSCGGGLYAHRYSTERGFDNPSVFCADLRAFVDGVAERITERELSPAVRGGDELRLAQLRLGREVLARAHDRLAGDPDADEAWRALVRLDTDDATAPHLNSVLAHPYLRPSLHGSWDGRAGLARFMTVAAAAAVHAEAGVTLAWHQPDRELHLPTLGTVRLARPGRVELTVTRDGFRIRGADATPDEPPAEWRPLETLPLTDGTSFLIDDADPHRDCYPVPVAPPLGSSDLRVFRKRLRAAYELLDEREPGRRDRVDALVVTTVTPLMAGTGVRLGDHGIGALGVAVDFEPEEFVRELSRAGRRARLTALRQVADLSVPGNRAGRLLEEASEQLGTASYWRQEPELRAEALAGADRALRTLAALPERDLTESGAVFAAQLRTEWQRLHD; this is encoded by the coding sequence GTGACGGACACGGACAGGGATTCCTCGATCCAGCAGCTGGTTCTGAAAATCCATAGCAGGTGCAATCTCGCATGTGATCACTGCTATGTGTACGAGCATGAGGACCAGAGCTGGCAGGCACGCCCGGTCCTGATCGCCGAGGAAACCCTCGACAAAGTCGCCCACCGGCTCGCCGCATACACGGTGGACCGGAAACTCGAATCGGTTTCCGTGATCCTTCACGGCGGCGAACCGCTCCTCGTGGGACCGACCCGACTGCGGAACATCTGTGCGCAGCTCCGGAGCGTTCTGGACCCACTGACCACCCTGGATCTCCGAATTCACACCAATGGCGTGCGGCTGAACAGGGCGCATCTGGAGATCCTGAAGGAATTCGACGTCAAGGTCGGTATCTCGCTCGACGGTGACCGGGCGGCCAATGACCGTCATCGCCTCGACCACCGGGGCCGCAGCAGTTACGACCGGGTCGTCCAGGCCGTCGAACTTCTGCGCACCGAGGAATACCGCCATCTCTACCTGGGCCTTTTGTGCACGGTGGATGTGGCCAATGATCCGGTCGTGGTACATGACGCGCTGTCGGCGCTGGACCCGCCGCGTATCGACTATCTGCTTCCGCATTCCACCTGGGACAATCCGCCGCCCTCCGGCCCGTCCGGTTCGCCCACTCCGTACGCCGACTGGCTGCTGAAGATCTTCGACCGGTGGCTGGAGCAGGGGCGTACGGTCCCGGTGCGCACCTTCGACTCCGTCCTCAGCACCCTGCGCGGCGGGCCCAGCCTCACCGAGGCGATGGGGCTCGCCCCCTCCGACCTCGCGGTGGTGGAGACGGACGGCACGTTCGAACAGGCGGACTCCCTGAAGACCGCGTACGACGGCGCCCCGGCCACCGGATACGACGTCTTCCGGCACACGTTCGAGGAGTTCGCGCGGCATCCCGGCGTCCGGGCCCGGCAGCTGGGCATCGAGGGCGTCAGCGAGACCTGCCGCGGCTGCCCCGTCGTCCAGTCGTGCGGCGGCGGCCTCTACGCCCACCGCTACAGCACCGAACGGGGATTCGACAATCCGTCCGTGTTCTGTGCGGATCTGCGGGCCTTCGTGGACGGGGTGGCCGAGCGGATCACGGAGCGGGAGCTGTCCCCCGCGGTGCGTGGCGGGGACGAACTCCGGCTGGCGCAGCTCAGGCTGGGGCGAGAGGTGCTGGCGCGGGCGCACGACCGCCTCGCCGGCGATCCGGACGCCGACGAGGCCTGGCGGGCGCTCGTACGTCTGGACACGGACGACGCCACCGCCCCGCATCTCAACTCCGTCCTCGCCCACCCCTATCTGCGCCCCTCGCTGCACGGCTCCTGGGACGGGCGCGCCGGTCTCGCCCGGTTCATGACGGTGGCCGCGGCGGCCGCGGTGCACGCGGAGGCCGGCGTGACCCTCGCCTGGCACCAGCCCGACCGGGAACTGCACCTTCCGACGCTGGGGACGGTACGGCTGGCGCGGCCGGGGCGGGTCGAGCTCACGGTGACGCGGGACGGCTTCCGCATCCGCGGCGCCGACGCCACGCCCGACGAGCCGCCCGCCGAATGGCGCCCGCTGGAGACCCTGCCGCTCACGGACGGCACGTCTTTCCTCATCGACGACGCCGACCCGCACCGCGACTGCTACCCCGTCCCCGTCGCTCCGCCCCTCGGCTCCAGCGACCTGCGCGTCTTCCGCAAGCGGCTGCGCGCCGCGTACGAGCTCCTCGACGAGCGCGAGCCCGGCCGGCGTGACCGCGTGGACGCGCTCGTCGTCACCACGGTCACCCCGCTGATGGCCGGAACGGGCGTGCGGCTCGGCGACCACGGCATCGGCGCCCTGGGCGTGGCCGTCGACTTCGAACCGGAGGAGTTCGTCCGCGAACTGTCCCGCGCCGGACGCCGGGCCCGGCTCACGGCGCTGCGGCAGGTGGCGGATCTGAGCGTGCCGGGCAACCGGGCCGGACGGCTGCTCGAAGAGGCGAGCGAACAGCTCGGTACCGCCTCGTACTGGCGGCAGGAGCCCGAGCTGCGGGCCGAGGCACTGGCAGGGGCCGACCGCGCCCTGCGGACCCTGGCCGCCCTTCCGGAACGGGACCTGACCGAGAGCGGCGCCGTCTTCGCGGCCCAGCTGCGGACGGAGTGGCAGCGCCTCCATGACTGA
- the fxsA gene encoding FxSxx-COOH cyclophane-containing RiPP peptide: MNLTVTKTKRGSAAAQPTHKKLAPLSAINTHEAAALRSTGRVTDIPGRRPTKPITFDSAL, translated from the coding sequence ATGAACCTCACGGTCACCAAGACGAAGCGCGGTTCGGCCGCCGCTCAGCCGACCCACAAGAAGCTCGCGCCCCTCTCGGCCATCAACACCCACGAGGCCGCCGCCCTGCGGTCGACCGGCCGAGTGACCGATATTCCAGGCAGGCGCCCCACCAAACCGATCACATTCGACTCGGCACTGTAA
- a CDS encoding DUF4231 domain-containing protein, with product MRAVTPGPSTTLTEDDLPPLYAVNDRRALSRQSESFRAVRTQLVVLLLATGTAMLAERLNSHIPAACAAVLYALTIAVGLHSSRRRARAHWQAHRAAAETLKSLAWMYMVHGGPFHSGVTHPDALFAERLEERLRELRKVGWEDSRDGPATVGAGQITPVMRAVRAKPFGARRDLYLRERVLEQLTWYGNRASQAHRSSVRWSSVTALLTLLALIAAVLRAAGVIGRWDLTGLLSASAAAGVAWQEVRRHRPLTYAHKLIEQDLDTLRIAMGTTVTEEGWAESVAEAERLVSPQHTDWLVRFGS from the coding sequence ATGCGCGCGGTGACGCCCGGACCGAGTACGACGCTCACCGAGGACGACCTGCCGCCGCTCTATGCCGTCAACGATCGCCGCGCGTTGAGCCGGCAGAGTGAGTCGTTCCGCGCCGTCCGTACCCAACTGGTCGTTCTGCTGCTCGCCACCGGTACCGCAATGCTCGCCGAGCGACTGAACAGTCATATTCCGGCAGCATGTGCGGCGGTCCTTTATGCGTTGACGATCGCCGTCGGCCTGCACTCCTCCCGCCGCCGGGCGCGCGCCCACTGGCAGGCGCACCGTGCGGCGGCCGAGACCCTCAAGTCGCTGGCGTGGATGTACATGGTCCACGGCGGCCCCTTCCACTCCGGTGTCACCCACCCGGACGCCCTGTTCGCCGAGCGGCTGGAGGAGCGGCTCCGGGAACTGCGCAAGGTGGGGTGGGAGGACTCCCGGGACGGACCGGCGACGGTCGGGGCGGGGCAGATCACCCCGGTGATGCGGGCCGTTCGGGCCAAGCCGTTCGGGGCGCGCCGGGACCTCTATCTGCGCGAGCGGGTCCTGGAGCAGCTGACCTGGTACGGCAACCGGGCCTCCCAGGCCCACCGCTCGTCCGTGCGCTGGTCCTCCGTCACGGCCCTGCTGACGCTGCTCGCGCTGATCGCGGCCGTGCTCAGGGCCGCCGGGGTGATCGGCCGCTGGGACCTGACCGGGCTGCTCAGCGCGTCCGCGGCGGCGGGCGTCGCCTGGCAGGAGGTCCGCAGACACCGCCCGCTCACCTACGCGCACAAGCTGATAGAGCAGGACCTGGACACCCTGCGGATCGCGATGGGGACGACGGTCACGGAGGAGGGGTGGGCCGAGTCGGTCGCGGAGGCGGAGCGGCTGGTGAGCCCCCAGCACACGGACTGGCTGGTGCGGTTCGGTTCCTGA
- a CDS encoding GAF domain-containing protein: METVPRLPVPLLRAVLGVGTDLELEPTLQHIVDSAAELTGARYAALATADPGHEELARVHRAGPARGGPAPHGPARPGRGDDWLGVPIHVHDQEFGTLYLTGKSGGPFTDKDERMLCVLAAQAGIAIDNVRLYATARQRERWIEGAAAVTTALLTGQNATDALMTVAERARILAGAAAGVILKPTPEGGMEIVTASTPDDPGDIVGTTIEPGSPVLAQLLGGEAVFIDDTATDPRMTTRVRHRFGPSMMLPLEAEGRLIGTLALPRRRGGRPYTPVEQQLAAQFASQAALALVLADMWHSRKRLAVYEDRDRIARDLHDLVVQRLFATGMMLESTQRRAAEEDVHETLGRAVDALRSTVQEVRTAIFALQQPPADAPTTFRGKVLRETAGAAGVPGFRPSTRFIGPVDSLVPEAVAGHLLAALRRALAAASHRPGVARVEVTVDATATLPDGRAGVRLTVHDDGVPDDHEGVPKEREGVPENDGRAAEHGDGASRGTGTGTGTGTTVTWQYPL; the protein is encoded by the coding sequence ATGGAGACGGTTCCCCGCCTGCCCGTCCCCCTGCTGAGGGCCGTCCTCGGCGTGGGCACCGACCTCGAACTGGAGCCCACGCTCCAGCACATCGTGGACAGCGCCGCCGAGCTGACCGGCGCCCGGTACGCGGCGCTCGCGACGGCCGACCCCGGGCACGAAGAACTCGCCCGGGTGCACCGGGCGGGACCGGCGCGGGGCGGCCCGGCACCCCACGGTCCGGCCCGCCCCGGCCGCGGTGACGACTGGCTCGGCGTCCCGATCCACGTCCACGACCAGGAGTTCGGCACCCTCTACCTCACCGGCAAGTCCGGCGGCCCCTTCACCGACAAGGACGAACGGATGCTGTGCGTCCTGGCCGCCCAGGCGGGCATCGCCATCGACAACGTCCGGCTGTACGCGACGGCCCGGCAGCGCGAACGGTGGATCGAGGGCGCCGCCGCCGTCACCACCGCGCTGCTCACCGGCCAGAACGCCACCGACGCGCTGATGACGGTCGCCGAGCGGGCCCGGATCCTCGCCGGCGCGGCCGCCGGGGTCATCCTGAAGCCCACCCCCGAGGGCGGCATGGAGATCGTCACGGCGTCCACGCCCGACGACCCCGGCGACATCGTCGGTACGACCATCGAGCCGGGCAGCCCGGTCCTCGCCCAACTCCTCGGCGGGGAAGCGGTGTTCATCGACGACACGGCGACCGACCCGCGTATGACGACGCGGGTACGGCACCGGTTCGGGCCCAGCATGATGCTCCCCCTCGAAGCGGAGGGCCGGCTCATCGGCACGCTCGCGCTCCCCCGCCGCCGCGGCGGCCGCCCGTACACCCCGGTCGAACAGCAGCTCGCCGCGCAGTTCGCCTCGCAGGCCGCGCTGGCGCTGGTCCTCGCGGACATGTGGCACAGCCGGAAGCGGCTGGCGGTGTACGAGGACCGCGATCGCATCGCCCGCGATCTCCACGATCTGGTCGTCCAGCGGCTGTTCGCGACCGGCATGATGCTGGAGTCCACCCAGCGCCGGGCCGCCGAGGAGGACGTGCACGAGACGCTCGGCCGGGCGGTCGACGCCCTGCGGTCCACCGTCCAGGAGGTCCGTACGGCGATCTTCGCGCTCCAGCAGCCGCCCGCCGACGCGCCCACCACGTTCCGCGGCAAGGTGCTGCGCGAGACGGCGGGCGCGGCCGGGGTGCCGGGGTTCCGGCCGAGCACGCGGTTCATCGGCCCGGTGGACAGCCTGGTCCCGGAGGCGGTCGCCGGTCATCTCCTCGCCGCGCTGCGCCGCGCCCTGGCCGCCGCGTCCCACCGCCCGGGCGTCGCCCGCGTCGAGGTCACGGTCGACGCGACGGCCACCCTCCCGGACGGCCGCGCCGGCGTCCGGCTGACGGTGCACGACGACGGGGTGCCGGACGACCACGAAGGGGTGCCGAAGGAGCGCGAGGGGGTGCCGGAGAACGACGGCCGGGCGGCCGAGCACGGCGACGGCGCCTCGCGCGGCACCGGCACCGGCACCGGCACCGGCACCACGGTCACCTGGCAGTACCCTCTCTGA